The segment CGCGGAAGGTTTGTCTCCAATCATTTTCGGCTTCTAAAAAAAGGACCAGaaatctcaatttctgatcgaatgagcattctctgaagtttttacgaccatgAAGCACAGGTGGGGATGAGGAAGTAGCAGTCCCcttcctatacggaataaattatgggtttaatgttactcttcactttcataataacagcgtaggcCAGAAAAGTTCCCAAAAATCAAAGgagattaaatatcaatttcaaattttttatacgttaaaaaaaaacaattctatcCACTCcactaagaaaaaattacacctcaaacaaaagtcctggatacggccctggggGAAATAAGGTATCTCCTCCTTCCCTAAGGTAAATTCGCTCTCGTTTTACAATtctaaatatttgcatataagggCTTCAAACACATTCAATGAGTCTCcctaattgttttttaattagagAGCGATGGAAATGCCTCACAAGGGTGCGTTATAATTCCAAAACATCtcaactctcattgagccttcagacaaatatattattagttctaagggagagacgaggggaggtagaaattgatatataatccctAGGGCCATATCCAAgacatttgtttgttgttttttttttgggggggggggatacagaaaactttaaaaaatatgtcaaaaatgTTAAATTGATATTCGAtatcttgatttctgggaatatttcttgtCTACGCTGTTATCATGAAAgtaggagtaacattaaacaccaaaatgagcagaatttattccaaaTGAGCtgaaaaattcatcaaaatattaaagtgatatttaatccctcttgatttctaggagtatttctggtctacgctgttattatgaaagtaaagagtaacattaagccccaaatgagcagaatttattccatatataaggcggactgtcccttcctcatccaGACCATATCTGGCAGaaataattattcaattttCTTAGTCCCAACCTGTACCTCTGTTCACTCCATCATAGGGCAATCcttaagttttaaattattttctttaaccttTACCTTAAGCTGTTATAATAGCTCAGCccttaaaaacaagaaaaccaaaattaaaagaaacaaaaatataaaaataaagattatagGATACTCTACAATATATATTCTACCTCTATTTTTGAATAAACGTAGAATATTCCGAAATCCCTCCTTTTTATTGTTccttttgtcatatttttactTCGACTACTCAGCTTTCAAACGTGGGAGAATTTTAGGAAGGGAAGAATTAGCCAAGAACTATTTCGGTTATTCTTTAATGTCCGTAAGTCAATAAGTGATCATAATAGATGTGGCCATAAAGTGAGATAGAAAGTCTCTCTTCATGACTTGTAGTCtcgatttatttgttgttggaTCTCACTGTCATTgcataaacaaaatttgatgaattcAACTCGGAGAATACTATTAACATTCAATTACTTCCGTAAATTGTCTTTCAATGCATTGTATTTTTGCGTTTTCATGAGAGCAAGTGagacaatatcaaacagttcgtggttatgaactgtagtaaggagcgacccggctcaatagtaaacgaaactctaaaaaacggaatttcgatgctaaaagatatatcaaaagaatcggatttttatactgattttaaatatataagtttcatcaaatttagtctttgtcatcaaaagatacgagcctgagaaaatttgccttattttggaaaatagggggtaacaccccttaaaagtcataggatattaacgaaaatcgcaccatcacattcagcgtatcagagaacccattagaaaaaatttcaaggtccaatctacaaaaatgtggaatttcgtattttttttccagaagacaaatcacgggtgcgtgtttatttgttttgttgttgtttttttttttttcccaggagtcatcgtatcgaccaagtggtcctagagtgttgcaagacggctcattctaacggaaataaaaagttctagtgccctttttaggtgaccaaaaaaattggagtgcacctaggccccctcccacgctcattgttttcccaaagtcaacgaatcaaaattttgagatagccattttgttccgcatagtcgaaaaccataataactatgtctttggggatgacttaccccccacagtccctgggggaggggctgcaagttacaaactttgaccaatgtttacatacagtaatagttattgggaagtgtaccgacgttatcagggggattttttggtttgggtgaggggttcaggggagggggctatatgggaggatctttccttggaggaatatttcatgggggaagagaaattcaatgaaaagagcgcaggactttctagcattactataagaaaaacaatgaaaatataaacatgaaaaagttttttcaattgaaagtaaggagaagcattaaaacttaaaacagagattattacgcatatgaggggttctaaaaatactttagcataaagagcgaggtatttaggaagagataaatacttcgctctttatgctaaaaattttttaagcaatttcaactatttattctacggcctttttgattcaggggtcattcttacagaattgggacaaaataagatttagtgtgaagagcaaggtattaacgagggggccaaccctctcatatatataatcaaaaatataagaatataaaagtttgttacgtaagttaattcttaagttatgtatttttttttactaataaaaacgttcgttaaaaattaaaagatctagtcgcctttttaagtaaccgaaaaattggagggcaactaggcctccttccccaccccttatttctcaaaatcgtctgatcaaaactaatagaaagccatttagccaaaaaaagaattaatatgcaaattttattttaataatttatgtacggagagccaaaatcagacatgtattaattcaaaaactttcagaaattaaatataaaaaaaacaagttttttgaaatgaaagtaaggagcgacattaaaacttaaaacgaacagaaattactccgtatatgaaaggggcttttcctccttgacaccccgctccttgcgctaaagtttgattctttctcgcaactctactttttaaaacaataaaaactttagcgtaaggagcggggtgtcgaagaggaaaagcccctttcatatacggagtaatttctgttcgttttaagttttaatgtcgctcctttctttcatttcaaaaaacttgtttttttttatttaatttacttagGATTGATGCATTTAGGTTAACTCTATACCAAGCCACTTGAAAAATGGTCGATAATTTACAAGTGGCTTCTTTCGGGGCCGATCCAACGAAAACGTGCCTGATCCAAAATGTaggaaaaaaatgtcaagaaaaaaggagaaacacgCCATAAAATGGAATAATTGTGAATTCGCTCGgaatatttgaatttaatttacagCACTGACTGAAAAGAGTATAGACCTTTGGTATAGAATATGTTCCCTTTTCCCCCAATAATTTCATCCTTCATCGCGACCACAACCGACAAATTTTTTTCGGTGTTTTGACTCTCCCGAGATGTTACAAAAATGGAATATGTCGCACTTCCAATTACCACACCCGATTTACGAACCTGGCCGCTAGATGCCAAAACGAACTTGAACTTTAAAACGAAATCGAATAATGgacttaaataaatatatctttaatCTCACATTTTCAAGGAATTGGTAAGAACTACTGGCCTGCCTTCTAATACTTTATTTCTGTGGTTGTATTAAATTTAAGATGAAAGTCAGGGTTAGGGTGAACAGGCTCTACCAAATGAAACCAGGCCCTATGGTAAGGGTTAAATTGTTTAGAGCTTGCTTCTACGGGGCAATGCCTCTGCATCTTTAGAACCCAATTGACTGAATAATATGTAGTCGGAAATTAGTTGTTTGTATAAAGGGCCCTACTTTATACATTGAACTGGTTAAATACCCAAACACGAATACCTAGGCCCAATGCTCGCAAACACAGATCAAGCCAAACTTATTAGCTAAAAATGGTCATGTTATAGTCATAcctgtaaataataaaaaaaacagcgttttttaaactgaaagtaaggagcgacattaaagcttaaaacgaaaagaaattacctcgtatatgaaaggggctgctctctcctcgacgccccgctctttacgctaatgtttgactctttctcccaactctactttttaaaacagtaacaaactttagcgtaaagagcggagcgttgaggagggagcagcccctttcatatacgaagtaatttcttttcgttttaagttttaatgtcgctccttaatttcaataaaaaaaaaaaactttttttatatttaatttctgaacatttttgaatcgaTGCATgctttggttttggctctccacaagtgtgacgtatgaaaacaaagttttAGTCGGAAGGATACTCTTGCCATAcacacaccggtgaaaagccattcaagtgagACGTATACAAGCGGAGTTTTAATATCAAGGGTAATCTTTCCATACATGTGACaacccacaccggtgaaaagccatacAAGTGCAATACATTGTATTAAGAGCTTTTCTCAAACTAGTAATCTCACTAGATATCTGAGGATCCACACTGGTGAGAAACTATTCTCAtattctctatatatatatatatatatatatatatatatatatatatatatatatatatatatatatatatatatatatatatatatatatatatatatatatactagctgttggggtggcgcttcgcgccaccccaacacctagttggtgggggcgcttcgcgccccccccaagcccccccacgcgcgtaagttgttacgcgccataatagttacgcgccattgtagttgtgtccctatgtcccacctgtgaatatagatatatatatatatatatatatatatatatatatatatatatatatatatatatatatatatatatatatatatatatatatatatatatatatatatatggttttaactacgtaaaacttgcgaatatacaacattctttgctgtcccattgtctttgcatataaatagattgtcaggtttaccgactcttgaacatgcaacatataatggtccatgggaaaacaatctgtattcagatctatacctcatgattctaatgattgcccttgagctttgttgatggttattgctaatcgaccattccctgtcccggtgtcccggtcgtcatttacatccccctgtttcccccggtgccccggtctgtatatacattcgttttttagttttgtttttctcctttatttttttcttttttagcttatttagatttttagattttttagtttttttattagtttttaggttttttttctttttagtttttttgtcccggtcgtcatttatatccccctgtttcccccggtgtccccgttgtagttgtgtccctgtgtcccggtcgtcatttatattccctgtgtcccggtcgtcatttgtatcccggtgtaccggtctgtatatacattcgttttttagttttgtttttctcctttatttttttcctttttttttcttttttagtttatttagatttttagattttttagtttttttattagtttttagtttttttttctttttagtttttttgtagtttttaccttctttttagttttgttaatttttttttttacttatgtcctggtcgtcatttatactccctgtgtcccggtgctttgttgattgctaatcgaacattccttttgtcctggtcgctttctctttgagtgtcgtcatttatttttttcttttttagttcttttagtttttaccttttttagttttttttagttttttagatgaaaattttttttagttttttcctttttttctttttagttttttattggtttttacctttatgttagcttatttttcagttttttcctttttttttagttttttttattttttattttttttagttttttacctttttttagtttttttagtttttttagtttttttagttttttagcttttttactttttttattagtttttagtttttttgtagtttttgcctttttttagttttttcagttttttttttagttttttattggtttttacctttattttagcttatttttcagttttttccttttttttagttttttttagtttttagtttttttaatttttaacctttttttagtttttttagtttttttagttttatagcttttttattttttttattagtttttagtttttttgtagtttttgcctttttttagtttttttagttttttagcttttttattagtttttagttttttttgtagtttttgcctttttttagtttttttagttttttagcttttttattttttttattagtttttagtttttttttgtagtttttgcctttttttagttttttcagttttgacgtcacctgatccagttttttcaggtgacgtcacctgatccacacatccacagacagacagacaacttatttttatatagatagatatatatatatatctatatttacaggtgggacacagggacataactacaatggcgcgtaaataatatggcgcgtaacgacttacgcgcgcggggggacttgggcaactaggttttggggtggcgcgaagcgccaccccaacagctatttctataatataaagCAGCGAATCCACTATCAAATCAATTTAATGAATAGTCACAAGTAATATTTCAAGGAATCACGCATAGTAAAAGTTTAGCACCATCAATTTaatcttacagagtcaaaatcCGTTGAAAATTGCGCGGAACTAAATAGCACAATAGACGGGGCTGTTAGAATGGGGCTTGATTCAACTACGAGATAGAGGATCCTGGCTGGGAGGGAGGTGGAGGGACAGGATCAGCAACATCAGTGATACAGCCTGCTGAAAAGAGCCAAATATATATGAAATACACCTTAGTCCACGCAAAAGCTGTTTATAACTATACTGTTGTCGGCTGCAGCAGCTCATTGCTGATATTCTTGGTAAAAGCTTGATCACCAGTacttaattttatgtttgggtaatttttgttttctttttgattatttagggtgtaatattttcaatttatccaAGTAGTATCTTCAGTAAATCGTAACTTTTCTTCAGTAGCACTCTAATAAAATTCTCGCCCCATCCCAAATAAAAAATGCTGGCACTACGACCCTGGTTATAACCCTTAAGGTGTTTGATCATATATTGGCCCATAAGTTGGcatggtattcacatgatggtaagagagccaaccttattgattatgctaTAATAAACCGAAGACTGACCGATAAACCGAAACTATAATAAACCGAAGTTGCTTATGGTGTCTTTGAGAAGAGAATTAAGATTatagctaggaatattagcgaaaaaaaaaatacgtttaatagagaggagaaggggatTGTACAAGAATAATCTgacagatcatatgaaaacaaaacaaatgttgTCAAAGTGGAGAAAGCTTTAAAATATCCACAAAGGAGTTGTGAAGTGGAGGCAATAGATAAAATTACCttggatctggaagatgcagctagatggcataataggaaaatattgtactgacatgttaataaattgagagggagcagTCAATCTGGACCTCTCCCAGTTAGATATAGGAATGGGATCACAAttaatgataaggaaagagttaaagagagttGGGGCGGGACATTTTGAGAATGGGTTAAACCGCGATACACTTGCAcgaaaagatatagaagaaaataaaaaaattgtgataACTTGGATATgaatgaatatttgttttgtcAGGAAGAATTATCGGCAAAACTaacagtaataaaaaataataaggctccaggtactGAAATTGTGgtaaatgattttcttaaatgtgGTGGCTCTgaagttagaaataagttactgaagattatgaatatgatttttgaaaaagctgaaGAACCGATTTTGGGAAAACCTGACAACCaccagagagcagagctcgtaaggttGGGTGTATCTTTTGGCTAATTATGTTAGCCAAAAGTGGGCATCCATCCATAGTAGCCAAAAGTTTGAAAAGCGttttaaattagaagaaaaacaagTCAACAAATGTTGTTattctaaaagaataaaaaatcctGAGTGGCATGGGTATACCATTTTCACTTCATATTCCAAAAATATCATTACcgaatttcttttgttaaagGTTCACGCaatccctataaaaaaaaagaaaaacaagaaaaaaaagatgaaaaaatttttaagttcagttcagaacTCCTAAATtgttatatgaactgcaaaaatatttgtggtGTCCGagcaataatttaaattttaaattccaactagaaaaatacctgtaaattttaaattatttttttttgttagataaaacAAACTCGAAACGTGATTAAGCTTACAAGTTTAACCCACTAGGATGAATCCGATGAATGAACAAGCCTTGGATCATACAATTATTTTAGCAAATGAAACCGATCAGTCCAATCGTTTTCTAACGGAGTGTACTCAAACTGAGGTATTGAATACAAACATTTCACGAGCAGACGTTTTTGATAAATATCTAGCCACAAAGAAGCTGACTAATCAGCTTAAGGAACTACCAGCCAAAGAAGAAGAGGATGCAGCAAATAAGAAGAATGAAACAACTTTCCAATATGATGAGATACGGTCTATATGcaataaatataagaatactCTTGCCATATACAGGAGAACCCACACCCGTGAAAAGTCATTCAAGTGCAATACATGTAATAAaagcttttctcaaaaaatacATCTCATTCAACATGCTAGGATCCACACTGGTGAGAAGCCCTTCAAGTGTGACGTATGCAAGAacagttttaatgaaaagagtaaTCTTTCGCGacacatgagaacccacaccggtgaaaagccattcaagtgcaATACATGTAATAAaagcttttctcaaaatattaatcTCATTCAACATGCTAGGATCCACACTGGTGAGAAGCCCTTCAAGTGCAATATATGTAATAAgagcttttctcaaaatattaatcTCATTAAACATGCTAGGATCCACGCTGGTGAGAAGCCCTTCAAGTGCAATATATGTAATAAgagcttttctcaaaatattaatcTCATTCAACATGTGAgaacccacaccggtgaaaacCCATTTAAGTGCAATATATGTAATAAgagcttttctcaaaatattaatcTCATTCAACATGCTAGGATCCACACTGGTGAGAAGCCCTTCAAGTGCAATATATGTAATAAgagcttttctcaaaataatagTCTCATTCAACATGCTAGGATCCACACTGGTGagaagccattcaagtgtgacgcATGCAAGAACAGTTTTAATGACAAGAGTAATCTTTCGCGACatatgagaacccacaccggtgaaaagccattcaagtgcaATACATGTAATAAaagcttttctcaaaatattaatcTTATTCAACATGTGAGGATCCACACTGGTGAGAAGCCATTAAAGTCTGACGTATGCTAGTACTTAATAACAAGAGTAATCTTTCAGTACATATGAGAACCCACACTGGTGAAAAGCAATACAAGTGCAATACATGTAATAAGagcttttctcaaaatgttgatcttATTCAACATGTGAGGATCCACACTGGTGGATCCACATCGGTACTCTTACCAATCACTTGAGAACCCACACTGGTGAAATGCGATTCAAGTGTGAGGTTTACAACCACAGTTTTAGTCGCAAGTATACTCTCACCCAACACATGAGAACCCACATAGGTTAAAAGCTATACAATTGCAATAGAAGTAATAAGAGCTTTTCCCGCAATATTCATATAATTCAACATGTGAGGATCTACAATGGTAAGAAGCCATTCACGTGTGATGTATACAAGCAGAGTTTTAATAAAAGACTATTCTTACCAATCACTTGAGAACCCCCACAcagtgaaaagccattcaagtgtgacgtatACAAGCGGAGCTTTAATATCAAGGGTAATCTTTCCATACATATGACAActcacaccggtgaaaagccataaAAGTACAATACATTGTATTAAGAGCTTTTCTCAAACTAGTAATCTCACTAGATATCTGAGGATCAACACTGGTGAGAAACTattcaagtgtgacgtatgtaagcaaagttttaatcagaaaattattcttaaccATCACTTCAGAGCCAACACCAGTGAAAAGGCATTCAAGTGAGATGTAAGCATGCACAGTTTTAATAATAAGAGTAATCTTACTACGCATTTGAGAACCCACACAGATGAAAAGCCATTCAATTGTGATGCACGCATGcacaattttaataataacaGTGATCTTGCCACACAATTGAGAACCCACGTCGATGAAAAGCCATTCGAGTATGACGTATGCAAGCAGAGTTTTAACGTCAATGGCTATCTTGCCATACATATGAGAACCCACACGGGTGAAAAGCCATATAAGCTTTTCTCAAACTAGTAATCTCATTAATCATGTTATGATCCACACTGGTGAGTTTCAATCCAAGATGCAACAGTAGCTAGTAACCTAGTAAGGGACGATCACGTCCAGtgctaagaaatataataacccataactcctaaaaatagagtcagatcTAAACAAGAAGTACAGTATTAGAGCTGCCTTGTCCAAAACCCCTGTATAAGAAACTTAGCGTCCTTtgccttgaacaacaagggaaatatgctggcttgaaaatcaagactAACATATATCTGTTATAATCTAAACTGTTTTGTACAGTTCGAGGAAGGAACAGCCACTTCTAATGATAAAGGTTTCATTCAATGGCCTGTTGAAgcatttagaaataaaaaagactcACATTTCTTGCAGGTTTGTTAATTAATACAAATATTGGCAATATAAATACTCATTTTATTCAACACAGGAGAAAGCCATAGGCTTGTAGCAGAACATTGAACCTATTTATGATACAATTTTATAAAGTGAACTCATATTCAAAAAACTGCCTTCTTCTCCAGTCAAGGTTTTCCTCTCTAAACTCCATGATTTTTGTCTCAACacacattttgctgatgatacgacAGTTTACTATTCTGAGAGGAATGACGAGAAGTTGGAGGCAAAACTGGATACTGtgttttctaatgttcttgataggtgttcttcaaattttattgctttgaatcTATCagaaactaatttcataatttacagcAGAAAGGCAAATATCTGCCTTCGTATTGCCcgagttacttcttcaaagtaCCTATTATCAATATATCGGGTGAAAACGGtaaagtaccttggacttgtgattgacgaaagcttatcttttaaaacacacattcaaaatatacgcttaaagatttcaaggtatgttggtttaatgcgaaggttGAAGCTTTATTTGGCCTACTCTACTTTActaagtatttattttgctctgattcagactaatattaattattgttctctagttTATTTATCTgcatttaaaagccatattaaaccaatgcagattttacaaaataaagccctagcaattcttaaactttttattccatcacctattgaacttccaaataagtcttttacagcatctttatatacttatctagatatacttcTAGTTTCTCAACAATTTAAAATGCTCAATTCAAATTTCTAATGCtcctaagtaaaaaaaaatgagtataGGGTAATTGACTGGATCATTCCTTGGTCCACCTTTAtataaaactagctgttggggtggcacttcgcgctgccccaacacctagttggtgggggcgcttcgcctcccccccccccaagtcttTTACAGCATCTTTATATACTAATCTGGATATACTTCTAGTTTCTCAACAATTTacttttggagcaattcttttcaaattcaattatgacattaagaaTTTACCGCCATATTACCTCAATCAAAGTTTGCtctcccaatcacaagatttaaataattatgacactcgacaaaaaaagagtatctacattgacaagcatagtactgagagatctaaattcgctccgtttgtgtcaatagctcggtgctgggatgctcacaaggcttttattgataaattttccaggctaattataagaaaaatattcgttttctaTTCAgaatcattgattttttttttatatagaggATGTATGATTTGTCCCTAATCGCAAatgtggttattttttttttttttttaattagtgaaGATAATTAAAATAGAGCATTTAATAAGTGTGTATAGTGGGGATGCACAGAAATTTGGCTAATCAGTACACAATGAAATCAATTCAGAGTTGTTTATATTCATAGAAAATAAGTTAATTTTCATATAGAAAAATGCTAAGTAGCAGTACTTGACCGACTAATTTTGTTTGCTGCTTACCTGACCATAGTTAACCTTGAATTCGTCATTTTCAGAACAATACACTTTTATTGAATCCAAATAGATCAGTACCTCTTCATGCTTCTTTTGTAGAATCGAGTATGAAGCCACGGCCTGTCGACCCGTCACAATCTTGTCACAATCGTTCTCCTTCAATCCAATTCAGTAATATAAAGACTCAGCTATTTCTATTCCTTCAATCTAGAACAAAAATACTCAGCCTTTAAGCAATTG is part of the Artemia franciscana chromosome 1, ASM3288406v1, whole genome shotgun sequence genome and harbors:
- the LOC136032429 gene encoding zinc finger protein 501-like encodes the protein MNPMNEQALDHTIILANETDQSNRFLTECTQTEVLNTNISRADVFDKYLATKKLTNQLKELPAKEEEDAANKKNETTFQYDEIRSICNKYKNTLAIYRRTHTREKSFKCNTCNKSFSQKIHLIQHARIHTGEKPFKCDVCKNSFNEKSNLSRHMRTHTGEKPFKCNTCNKSFSQNINLIQHARIHTGEKPFKCNICNKSFSQNINLIKHARIHAGEKPFKCNICNKSFSQNINLIQHVRTHTGENPFKCNICNKSFSQNINLIQHARIHTGEKPFKCNICNKSFSQNNSLIQHARIHTGEKPFKCDACKNSFNDKSNLSRHMRTHTGEKPFKCNTCNKSFSQNINLIQHVRIHTGEKPLKSDVC